The genomic segment GAGCGACGAACTGCGCATTCGGGCTGACGTCCTCGGCAATCTGGAAGCGCTGCGTTCGGCCACCACGATTGCCGCGGATATCGTCAATCTGAAGGGCAAGCTCGGCGTGATCGAGGCGGGCGCGATTGCCGACGTGCTGGTGGTGGATGGCGATCCCCTCAAAGACATCGGCGTGCTGACCGGTCAGGGCGAGCGTGTGACTTATGTATTGCAGCGAGGCGAAGTCGTGAGCGAGCGGGGCACGGTCGCGTCACGTTGAAGGCTTCAATGGCGCAAGCCGTTACGCGACCAATAACGCAAACAACTTCGCACTAAAAATACCGTAGCGTTTCGCACAGGTGTCGTTCACGCCTGCGCGACGCTCGCGCGCCACGCGCTCCAGCGCACCGTCGCCATAATCGACGCAGCGACAATCAGCGCACCGCCGAGCCATGCGCTCACCGAAATCCTTTCCCCCAGCCAGATGCAGGCGAACAGCGCACCAAACGCCGGTTCGCTGCCCATCAACAACGACACGCGTGTCGGACTGCTGCGTTTGATCGCGAAGTTCTGTGCGAAAAACGCGAACAGCGTGCAAGCCAGCACGAGATAAGCGACATAGCCCCAGAACGACGCGTGTCCCGCCAATGTCGGCAGCGCCTGCAGCTGGTGCGGCGCGAACACGCACGCGGCCGCCAGGCTCCCCGATGCGACGACACCCGCTTGCACCGCAGTCACCGTCAAAGGCGGCAACGCCGAATCGCGCATCACGCGTTTGGTCACGCACACGGTCAACGCGCGCAGCAATGCGGCGAGCAGAATCAGCGCGTCGCCGGGATTCAGGCTCAGTGAACCGTCGCCGGCCAGCAGCCATGCGCCGAGCAACGACACCGCGACCGCCGCCCACTCGACCCGGCTGGGCCGGCGCTTGAGCATTTGCCATTCGACCAGCGGCGTCAGCACCACGCACAGGCTGATCAGAAACGCGGCGTTGGCGGCGCGCGTCAGCAGAATGCCGAAGGTTTCGCACAGAAAGATGCCGAGCAGCAGAACGCCGGCAATCAGCACGCCGCGCAGTGTGCGGGCGTCGGCGGCGCGCAGGTGGCGCAGCGCGGGCGACAGGATGGCGAAGGTGATGCCGAAGCGCAGTGCCAGCAGCCCCAGCACCGGATAAAACACCAACGCGCTTTTGACGACGCCATAACTCGTGCCCCACACGACGGCAACCGCGAGCAGCATCAGATCGGAGAGAAAAAGCAGGCGTTCCTGTTTCGGCATGACAAACCTCGTGCAATAAAGCACGTATTGTCGAATGATGCAGGGGAGATGATAATCGGGTCGTTGCGCACAGCGTTTATGTCGCAAATGCATTAATCATTCGCGCGTTCTCAAGGCTGCCACGATGACCCCTGCCGAGCTTTTCGACTTGCTGCCCGATATGGCGGTGTTTGCGCGCGTAGTCGAGGCGGGCAATTTTTCGGTGGCGGCGCGTCAGTTGGGCAGCACGCCGTCCACGGTCAGCCGTCAGATCAAGCGGCTCGAAGACGCGCTCGCTACGCGTCTGCTCGAACGATCCACCCGCACCGTGCGCGTGACCGAATCCGGCGCACAGGTGGTGAGATTCTGTCGCGACATGGTCGGCGCGGCGTCGGCTGCCGTCGATGCCGCCGGACAACTGTCGGGCCGCGCGCAAGGCAAGGTGAGCCTCAGTGCGCCGACGCAATTCGCGAGGGCGGTGATTCATCCGCTGATTGCGGGCTTTTTGCGCGCTTATGAAGAGGTCGATCTGCAACTGCTTTTCACCGATCACGACGTCGACCCGCTGGCCGATGACGTCGATCTGGTGATCCGTCTGACCGAGCATCCGCCGCAAGGCTTGGCTGGGCGCCGGTTGGGCGCGGTGCACTGGCTGCTGGTGGCGTCGCCCGCTTATCTGCTTGAGCGCGGCACGCCCGCGCATCCACGCGATCTGCTGACACACGCATGCATCTATCTCGGCGAAACTGCCGACGACAACCGTTGGCGCTTTCGTCGCGGCACGGAAACGCACAGCGTCGATGTGAAAGGGCGCTATATCGCCAATCACGCCGGGGCGAGGCTCGAAGCCGCGCTGCAGGATTTCGGTATCGCAAACGTTCCGGAGTTCGCCGCCGAAGCCGCGTTGCAGAGCGGCGAACTGGTGCAGGTGCTGCCGGACTGGCGGCTCGATGCGCGCGCGTATGTCGGGTCCGTCTGGCTGCTTTATCCGCCGAACCGTTTTTTGCCGCCAAAGGTGAGGGCGTTGATCGACTATCTGGTCGAGCACATTGACGTCGCCGACAATGCGGAATAAACGCGCATCGCGCGATCCGATTTCGATTTTCGATTTTCGATTTTCGAATCACGAAACGAACGTGGAATCGCCTGAGCGATCCATGACTGAATGCAACGCACGTCAAAACGAGCACGAGGAGAACCAGCATGACCCTGCGCGAAACCGGCCCGGTTGCGGCGACTGTCTATCGCGGCGAATCGATTGAAAACTCGCATCTCGCGCATGTCGCGGTCGTCGATGCGAAGGGGCGTCTGCTGTATTCATTCGGCGACCCGTCGCGGATGACGTTGGCCCGCTCCGCAGCGAAGCCCGCCCAGGCGCTCGCGGTGCTGGAAACCGGCGCGCTCGAACGCTTCGGTTTCGACGAGGCCGATCTCGCGTTGATGTGCGCGTCGCATAGCAGCGAGCCGCGTCATATCGACCGGACGCGCAGCATGCTTGCCAAGGCGCGGGCGAGCGAAGACGATTTGCGTTGCGGCGGCCATCCGCCGTTGTCCGATGCGGTGTATATCGACTGGCTCAAGCGCGACTTCAAGCCGGGAGCGGTGTGCAGCAACTGCTCCGGCAAGCACGCCGGCATGCTTGCCGGAGCGCGTTCCATCGGCGCGGCGATCGGCGGTTATGAGCGACCCGAGCATCCGTTGCAGGTCCGCGTGAAGCACACGGTCGCCGACGTGTGCGATCTGCCGGACGACGCGGTTCAATGGGCCATCGACGGTTGCAATCTGCCGACACCGGCGTTTCCGCTGGACCGGCTTGCGCGCCTGTTTGCGAAGCTGGCGGCGTCGCAGGACGAGGTGGCGGACGGTAGTTCATCGGCCACGTCCCGCACGCAGGCGCTCGCACGGATCTATCGCGCGATGACGGCGTATCCTGAACTGGTGGGCGGCGAGGGCCGTTTCTGTACCGAGTTGATGCAGGCA from the Paraburkholderia fungorum genome contains:
- a CDS encoding DMT family transporter, whose product is MPKQERLLFLSDLMLLAVAVVWGTSYGVVKSALVFYPVLGLLALRFGITFAILSPALRHLRAADARTLRGVLIAGVLLLGIFLCETFGILLTRAANAAFLISLCVVLTPLVEWQMLKRRPSRVEWAAVAVSLLGAWLLAGDGSLSLNPGDALILLAALLRALTVCVTKRVMRDSALPPLTVTAVQAGVVASGSLAAACVFAPHQLQALPTLAGHASFWGYVAYLVLACTLFAFFAQNFAIKRSSPTRVSLLMGSEPAFGALFACIWLGERISVSAWLGGALIVAASIMATVRWSAWRASVAQA
- a CDS encoding LysR family transcriptional regulator, with the protein product MTPAELFDLLPDMAVFARVVEAGNFSVAARQLGSTPSTVSRQIKRLEDALATRLLERSTRTVRVTESGAQVVRFCRDMVGAASAAVDAAGQLSGRAQGKVSLSAPTQFARAVIHPLIAGFLRAYEEVDLQLLFTDHDVDPLADDVDLVIRLTEHPPQGLAGRRLGAVHWLLVASPAYLLERGTPAHPRDLLTHACIYLGETADDNRWRFRRGTETHSVDVKGRYIANHAGARLEAALQDFGIANVPEFAAEAALQSGELVQVLPDWRLDARAYVGSVWLLYPPNRFLPPKVRALIDYLVEHIDVADNAE
- a CDS encoding asparaginase is translated as MTLRETGPVAATVYRGESIENSHLAHVAVVDAKGRLLYSFGDPSRMTLARSAAKPAQALAVLETGALERFGFDEADLALMCASHSSEPRHIDRTRSMLAKARASEDDLRCGGHPPLSDAVYIDWLKRDFKPGAVCSNCSGKHAGMLAGARSIGAAIGGYERPEHPLQVRVKHTVADVCDLPDDAVQWAIDGCNLPTPAFPLDRLARLFAKLAASQDEVADGSSSATSRTQALARIYRAMTAYPELVGGEGRFCTELMQAFDGALVGKVGADGSYAIGVRASPQTAALGSDGALGIAVKVEDGNVSVLYAVAAELLALLDIGTAEQRAKLDAFRAPKRLNTMGVETGRLAFSVELERAQ